In one Lycorma delicatula isolate Av1 chromosome 5, ASM4794821v1, whole genome shotgun sequence genomic region, the following are encoded:
- the LOC142325356 gene encoding uncharacterized protein LOC142325356 isoform X1: MDAASVMRGFEYYWKHWNVVDQWRRRHHTACEVTHNTIKKMKMETNYHETTEIAVSVDSFEEDESDSIVNNDEHIKSFVNCYSGICSNYEDYEKDDANDDDDGELELEFVINDEMIAFFQQSMIHKMELKKQRELEMKNGDVGQKQNMKVGKKSKNNKMENDNSLKKNKNISSTESLAASNEIQFPNVTAKKQKRMQEMNRLYGDTAPKICGMETAVQLSFNRLCDRNKPVYWPCIPFKP, translated from the exons ATGGATGCCGCTAGTGTTATGAGAGGTTTTGAATACTATTGGAAACATTGGAATGTTGTTGATCAATGGAGACGCAGACATCATACTGCTTGTGAAGTTACACacaataccataaaaaaaatgaaaatggaaacaaATTACCATGAaactact gaAATCGCAGTATCAGTtgattcttttgaagaagatgaAAGTGATTCCATAGTAAATAATGATGAACATATTAAGTCCTTTGTCAATTGTTACAGTGGTATTTGTAGCAACTATGAGGATTATGAAAAGGATGATGCTAATGATGATGACGATGGTGAATTAGAGCTTGAATTTGTGATAAATGATGAAATGATTGCATTTTTTCAGCAAAGCATGATACATAAAATGGAATTGA aaaaacagCGTGAGTTAGAGATGAAAAATGGAGATGTTGGACAGAAACAAAATATGAAAGTTGGTAAAAAgagcaaaaataacaaaatggaaaatg ataattccttaaaaaagaataaaaacatatcaaGTACAGAATCATTAGCAGCATCAAATGAAATTCAGTTTCCCAATGTTACTGCAAAAAAACAGAAACGTATGCAAGAAATGAATCGATTGTATGGAGATACTGCACCTAAAATTTGTGGAATGGAAACTGCTGTACAGCTGTCTTTCAACAGATTATGTGATCGTAATAAACCTGTGTATTGGCCTTGTATACCTTTTAAGCCTTAG
- the LOC142325356 gene encoding uncharacterized protein LOC142325356 isoform X2: MDAASVMRGFEYYWKHWNVVDQWRRRHHTACEVTHNTIKKMKMETNYHETTEIAVSVDSFEEDESDSIVNNDEHIKSFVNCYSGICSNYEDYEKDDANDDDDGELELEFVINDEMIAFFQQSMIHKMELKKQRELEMKNGDVGQKQNMKVGKKSKNNKMENDEKKW; this comes from the exons ATGGATGCCGCTAGTGTTATGAGAGGTTTTGAATACTATTGGAAACATTGGAATGTTGTTGATCAATGGAGACGCAGACATCATACTGCTTGTGAAGTTACACacaataccataaaaaaaatgaaaatggaaacaaATTACCATGAaactact gaAATCGCAGTATCAGTtgattcttttgaagaagatgaAAGTGATTCCATAGTAAATAATGATGAACATATTAAGTCCTTTGTCAATTGTTACAGTGGTATTTGTAGCAACTATGAGGATTATGAAAAGGATGATGCTAATGATGATGACGATGGTGAATTAGAGCTTGAATTTGTGATAAATGATGAAATGATTGCATTTTTTCAGCAAAGCATGATACATAAAATGGAATTGA aaaaacagCGTGAGTTAGAGATGAAAAATGGAGATGTTGGACAGAAACAAAATATGAAAGTTGGTAAAAAgagcaaaaataacaaaatggaaaatg atgagaagaaatggtga